agggagggggcgcTGGCTTTGGGTCTGGGGTGTCCGTCAGGGCACATGGTGCCGATTGTATCAGAGAGGCTAGTAAAAGACATACTTCTCTGAAGTGCTTTCTTGTCATAGTGTCAGTCATTATCTTCAGGGACAAGGTCAGGAGCAAGAGAGGCAATTCTGAAGTAAAATACCAGGCAGTGGCCCACGTTAATAACTACCAGTTCTTCAAGTCACTCAGTGTGTGAGGTGGGCAGAACTTGAGAtttgcagctgggagccagcaaGGAGCCCATTCAGGTCCAACTAGGCCTCTAGAACCTTGGCATGTGACCAGTTTTACCTCACTGCAAAGCAACTAGCCCCATGAACATTCTGGTGTGTGTTGAGGAATTTACTCAACTCCACTTGAGAGCAGGTGTGCGCCCTCTTAGATTTTGACTTATTTCCCAACTGCATACCATATGCTGTGGTATAGCGGGTACACCACGAGCTGGCATCACATGTATTTCGGGTTGTTTATTGAGCAGTCCACTTTACAGAAAAATACCCATTACCAGAAGCCTGGTAATGGGTTTTAGTTAGGCTATTAGAGGGATGGTCTCTATCACAGCAATTAAAGGGTCAGCAAGGGAGGATTCAGATAGAGTTTAGAAGTTTAGGAGTCTACAAAGAGGTTGTATGGGGGGAAAGAGCCAtgaaggatttaggcacctacatccaaaatttagatcctcaaaacccctctTTAGCAGCTAACCCCACAGGCACCCACATTCCCTAAGTGTATCAGTTTCCATGTCCCCATAGAGGCCTAAATTTCCGCTGGTGAGCATGCAAGCCAACTCAGTTCTGATGCCCAGCACCTAGCATCTGCCTAAGTAGGCATTTGCCTCACCTATCTTGGCTGACGTgctaggcatgctctgagcatgctTACCAGATTGAGCCCCCACACAAAATGATGGTGGTGTCCCTGCTCCCTTTATGTGTGATCACCCAGTGCTTAAAGCTCTCATGCAGGCTATGAGAAACTCAGGTTCAAATCCCCCTCGGCCTGATGtgaagcaggaacttgaacctagGTTTTCTATGTCCCAACCACTAGGCCATACTGGGCTTCTACTGCTCACGTGTGGAAAGCTGTTCCAATTTTTTATCAACTACATAGTCATTGGACCAGAGCATGCATgaaaatgactctatagcccaggGGTTGGGGCACTCCCCATGGAGGTGGGAAATCCAAGTTTCAACCTGTTTCactgactatttaattatttatacaaagtggaacagcttcaacaggagagactgagggagccccacctaAGAATGccccatagcccagtgattaggacaGAAACTCCAGGAGGGCACATGGCTATGAATCACAAGTGGAAGAAAGTGTCCGCTTAACTCTCTGAGGGTTGGAGCTTAGGTCATACTCCTTTCCTCAGGATTTTTTATTGGCTAGCTTATTAGCTGTTCAGTTtattggcttttgtgaatcccattcttaggcatcCAATTATCTCCATGCCttgtatggggagcctgggcacctaactcagggttTTGGATTCTAGTAGGCTGCAGGGCACCTAAAAGAAAGATGTTGCAATGCCTATGACTTGTTTGTGGATCTTACCCTGAGTGTCAAAAGACCATAGTGAATTATACTACCAGAGTGTAAGGAAGCTGGGATTGGCCTAGTCAAAGCAGTACAGACTAGCATAGTGCAGAAACTTGTTTGTCAGGCCATTCTTTCTTCACAGGAAGTTACCTTGGAAAAGGAAACCAGTTCATGATGTAGAAGAGCACATATTGTTGAGGTTTTCCTGGTGAATTAGAATCTCATCCATTCAGGATAGGAGTGACTACATCCACAGCACAGCTTGGAATGGGAGTCCCATGGCTTCTGACTATCGAAGGTGGCATCTGAATGCAGAGAAGGGTATAGAGATCCCCTGACAGGAATGATAATTCAGTGGTATAAATTTGCTaaattcttcctgtttatttcttCAGGCTCAAGAGAACGGATCCCAGGAGCTGGTGGCTAGACATGCGGGCACAGTATCGTGCATTTAGCCACAAGTAGGTTGCCAGTTCCCCAGGAAGTTCACAGCTGGGCCTCAACAGTAGGCAGCTCTGAGTTGGCCTGAATGGAGGAGCATGAGGTGGGGTTAGCAGATGCCCCTTTCATGCTTGCTGGGCTGGGAGAAGCCATGTGAATAGATCGGTGTACACctagaggagggggaggggagaactatCTGGAGATTTAGTGAAGGGGTGGAGTTAAGAATTAGGACAAAGATTAGGGAGTGGAGCCAAGTACTTTTCCAGGGGTAAGTGTAACCTGGCCAGAGATGCCACAGTAGAGGGTCTGGAAGGGGAGCTACCTGGCCTTTGTGAGGGGACAAGGCCAGGAGAGGGGTAAATTGGCTAGTAGCTAAATTAGATGAGTGGGTAAGGATGAGGATTTCCCATCACAAAATTTCATGTTATTCCAGGAAGAGGTGGTATACTTCTCCAACTGAGAAGTGGGTATGATTCTGGTGGCTATTAAGGAAGGAACTGTTAATAGTCTGGATGGCGGGAAGCAGCCAAGGAAATTGCTGGCACCTCCTTGTGACAGATGCCCAGTGTATGTACTCATTCAATAAGGAGCCAGTTCCCTGGAAAACTGGCATTGGAAGCAGACTAGACGGCATCTCCTAAAGAAGCTGGGGAATTGGGCTTGGGTCTCCTAATATCTGGTATAGTGAGACAACTCTCTTTCTCACCTCCTTAACCCTGTACAGTACAGGGGGAAGGCAATGGGGTCCCAGCAATGGTGTTGGGGCCAAGGTAATGGGGTCCCTAAATCCCCAAATAGTTCCCCCCAGGTACTCACCAAATGGAATAGAGGGGTGGAGAGCAGATCACAGGTGGTAGAGATTACACTGGATGACCTGAGTTGGATGGGTTATTGCTGGCTAGTTCCCAAATATGTTacttaataaagttgcagccacagttgccaactttcatactgtaaataagcaccccaattttcacaataagccaaaaatcaagctaatcctatttcaaaacaaggccaaaacaagccaatctctaagaaccccaacactctatgtgccTAGATCTCCCCAGCATGCAGTCTAGGATTGTGATGGGCCCACTGTGCACTCCTGACTCTCTGCCCCCCTTACCTCCCCTTggccctgcttgccgggagccgatcaaaaaaagaAACTACAAGCCAAACCAGCTACAAGccaaaactagccaacaagcaacttgCAAGCCAATTAacccaaaaacaagcccaatttctgcattttttcacaggtttggcatgtctggttgcAGCCTAGTTAAACCATATTCTTGGTATCTTGGTTTTTCTTCCTGCAATGGCCAGGACAATTGATTAGATCTCCATCAACCCACCCATACACAAAGTCATCCATCAGTAAGAGTCCTGTTAAAGGGTACTAGTTTGAAGTGTTTGGCATTTTGATTATTAGACATGTTCTCTCTAGGCCCCCAGCGGATAAATGTTTCTTACCTTCTCTGTAATCTAGATGTTATTTGTGTGTGGTCCATTTAGTTTAATTATGATAGCTGCATATGCTGTTCCTTCtggaaaataacaaaataaaaattatccATTGTCTGGATATTGTAGTAGAACTTCACTTAGTACTTAACCACTTTGTTGGAGgagactgacattttaaaaacagtttaatagaAATTAATCGTTTTAATGAAATGGAAATAGAAGTTAAGTGAACTCAGAGGACCTGCCCTCTTAGGGTCTCAAAGTACCTGCAACCTAAGCGTAAGAAATGATCAAATGCCCAGGAGTGAAGGACCATTAGCATTCTATTTGCTTCACAAATGTAAACCGTTTAAACACTTCGTATCCAGTACTGCACACAAGTTGAGAAATGggggaataaaaataaacatttatgctaaattattacttttttttaagtgtgtatcATTAAGTAATATTATCTTAGTACTGGAACCAAGTAAACTAAACGTTCgttaacaagaaaatattctgatttttattttttcacgtTATTATCAAGTACACAATTACAATAATGTCACACATCCCTATATGATtctatgtattttgttttttctttttcttttttacaaagTGTACAGAGGGAGGGACATACAATATTTAACAGGGCATTTCTACAGAACAATAATTTATATTGTGTCCTTGTAAAAATctgtaccttttaaaaacatttaactgAAACATCCATTTTATAGCATATGCTAATCAAATTATTTAAGAATTAAAACTAGTCTGTAACTAATGTCAGTACATTAACAATAACTacaatttcattttctctttatacagacaaatacattttacaaaatcCACTTGACCAAACCTTTAattactcctttaaaaaaaaggtttcagtattgtgctttaaaaaaagtgtatgattccagactacataaGAGAAATAAAGTGTGTAaagtgtttgtgttctttgtctttcagcttatttaaaaaatatatagttcaAAATGGCTGGAACTTCTCAATAATATGGTGGGAATTTATGTGGAATTTATAGTTTTCAGCTTTCCACTTGCAAAACACTTAGAGAGAAAAATCAATCTGAACAAAgacattttgcaagatttcaatAGAAAATGTGCACCAAGTTTTCACACACTATGGACCCGATCCTGCAATAGACAGCTTTCAGGCAGACTGCTGTGACCACAcagattcccattgaagtcaggcaCAGGAGTCTGCTCCCCAGTTACACATGAAATTATCAGGATCTCTTTATTATTAGCAACATTAGCCAATGTAGGACTGGATCAGTACGTCTGGCACTATTAATCAGACATCACAAAAAAGTATGGGGAAAAACAGCATTAGAAAGCATTAGCCTTGCCTGAAAAGACAAGTCCACGTTAAACTCAAGTGTTTACACTTACAATAAAACATATGGACTGGCTGAGCGATAGTTGCAGTTctcaataaaaaaacaaaatagtaaagATTTAGGACACAAACATCTGAAAGAGGAAAACTCATTCACTATGGGTCTGATTAAGGACTGAAAGCCAACTTCTGCATCCCTTGCTCCCAGTGAGTAGTCCTATTAAAGATAATGGAACTACTATCAGTAAGTGCTACTTGGTGGGATTAATGCTTGCAGAATCTGACTAATCCTATAGTCATTTGGAGCCACATCCTACAATCCTTACTCAACCAACCACTTACTTCAGTGGAAATTTGAATAAGGactccaggatcaggccctaatacaTGACTTGTAATTAAGCAATTCAGTTTTGTTTTACCTTTTGTCATCTCAAGATACACGACTTTGTATCTTACACATTTATACAGCAAATAGTAACCAATATTGCATTGCAGCTTTATCTTAGTAATAGACTTCAGGGTGGTAAAATTACATACAACTGTAATGCTCTCccatttgtttataaacagactAGAAAAACTGGGTTAATTCTGGATACTAAGTATTTAATAAACAACGTTCTATTTAGAAACAGTTCTGCCTCTGTCAATTTATTTTTACAAGGATATCTGCATGAAAATTGGATCTCTGTTCCTTAAAAATCATCTGCTCCTACTATTTCCCACTTGAAGTTCTCGCTCTAAATAATACATTTGCAAAATTATCTGAGACATCTGTTGGACTttagaataaaagtaaaataattccCAGCAAAAATGTGATTTGACCCAAATACTGCTGTTTCATGTTGTTATACATAAAATCATATTCAATTTGGGGGTACACTTAGCTGTACACACAAGAAGTTGCAGCCTATCCAGGTAAGTGGAAGACCTATATTTTATGTTTCCAATGTTACTCAGCGGGAAGTTGGGAAAACCAAAACTCTTTTGTGATACATAACCATTCAAAGACAAAGAAGCACAGAGAATAAACATAATACTTATGAATAAATTCTTACTCCAAAAATTGTAAGCATTGAAAAAATGCCCCCAACCATCATTTTTACTTATTATAAAGGGAGGAATGAGATCCTTTGTAAAGGAAACctgaataaaaatgcaaaatgtattttttgttcAGCAATATTAGATATAACTGCTCAAATGGAAAGTTTTTAATTTGCCACAAGTTCTGTATACATTAAATAAGACAAATAGGTTGGCCCTAATAACATTATTCTTGACATTAAAATTCTCCATGTTCTTTTGtacatgtctgacaattttagcaagagaaaatttaaaatatttttaaaattcacaacAAAACTGTATTAACATGGACACTGTGAGTACCAACAAAGTCAGTAAGATAAATGTTTAAATAAGCTATTACGGTTGAAAAATTCAGTATGAGACAGGGTTTACTTTATTAAATGCAACTTTATTGTTGCCATCTTTTCCTCATTTATTAAACAAACTGAATAGAATTCAGAACACGCTATTGAACAAAATGTATAAAAGTCAACTAGAAGCAataatcctatttgtatacagcaataaatcaaatgcacagtattttttatttatttttttttgtgatCGCAGgtgattggctttaaaataagcTGACTGCCTGAAAAGCAATATCCTTTACAACTCCAAGCCATAAGTCTGTAAAAGAGACTTTAAGGCAGCCCAATATCTTTATGATGCCGCATAATGTGCTGGTTCTTCTCTGAAGGCCTTCGGAAACCTTTCTTGCAGTATTCGCAACGGTGAGGGTAGTCTTTTGTATGAATAGAAATAACATGCCGTTTGAAGCCTGAGGCATCTGTAGTGCTATACTCACAGTACTCACATTGATAAACTTTCCTGCCACTGTGtgttttcatgtgtttttttAGCTCATTTTGTTGCCTAAACCCTTTTCTACATCTCTTACACCTGAATGGAAGATCCTTTGTGTGAACTGAGAGAATGTGGCGGCTTAGAATAAATGGATCCGCAATCTTAAAGTCACAATGTCTGCACTGGTGCAATTTTTTACCCTTGTGGGCTGCCACATGTTTTTTCAGTTCTGAAGGCCTATGAAAGCCTTTATCACACATATCACACTTGTGAGGGTAATCCTTTGTGTGGACTGAAATTATATGCCGTTTCAAATCACTTGAGTTTGAGCTCTTGTGGTCACAATGCAAACATTGATGTGTTTTGCTTTCTTGATGCATAAGTATATGCTGCTGCAGCTCTTTGGTATCTGAAAAAGTCTGAAAACAAATATCACACTTGAATGGCATTTCCTTACTATGTTTAGTCTTTACATGAGTTTTCAAATTAGAAGAGTCAGCAGACCTGTAATCACAATACTGGCACTCATATGGCTTTTCACCAGTATGGATTCGCATGTGCTTCTTGAGCTCTGACGGATGACGAAATCCTTTGCCACACTCTACACAAATATGAGGGAAGTTCTTGCTGTGGACAGCCAGAAGATGACGACTCAGTAACCCTTGTTCCGCTGTCTCATAATCACAGAATTTGCACTTATGCATTTTGTTGGCTCCTTTGTCCCTATGCACCATCTTGTGAGTAAATAAAGCTCCTGCATGAgagaaacttttcccacactcatcgCATTCAATAAGCTTTTCTGTTTTGTTAGTCAGCTTGTGACTCTCCAGGTGGTTAtgtaaacttatttttttattggtAGTGTAATCACAGTCCGTGCATCTGTATTTCTTCTTAGTAAGAAGGTGCTCTGGATGGTTCTTCATGTGCCTTTTCAAGAAACCTCTGGATTTAAACTTCTTTCCGCAAATCATGCAAGGGTAGACGGTCAAAGGATGGCCATCAGGGCCAATGATTATTGCTGAAAATAAACAAAGTATCATGAAATTGACCGTCAAACATTCTACttcaaataatttaattaataatatg
The DNA window shown above is from Trachemys scripta elegans isolate TJP31775 chromosome 1, CAS_Tse_1.0, whole genome shotgun sequence and carries:
- the ZFX gene encoding zinc finger X-chromosomal protein isoform X2 produces the protein MDEDGLELQPHETNAFFDPTGSDAAHMDGDQIVVEVQETVFVSDVVDSDITVHNFVPDDPDSVVIQDVIEDVVIEDVQCSDIMEEADVSETVIIPEQVLGTEVADEVSLAHCTVPDDVLASDITAAALSIPEHVLASESMHVPEVGHVEHVVHDNVVEAEIVTDSLGEDVVSEEVLVADCASEAVIDANGIPVQHQDKGNCEDYLMISLDDTGKIEHEGSAEITMEADSESDPCKVDSICPEVIKVYIFKADPGEDDLDVAELADEVYMEVIVGEEDAAVAHEQQIDDTEIKTFMPIAWAAAYGNNTDGIESRNGTASALLHIDESTGLGRLAKQKPKKRRRPESRQYQTAIIIGPDGHPLTVYPCMICGKKFKSRGFLKRHMKNHPEHLLTKKKYRCTDCDYTTNKKISLHNHLESHKLTNKTEKLIECDECGKSFSHAGALFTHKMVHRDKGANKMHKCKFCDYETAEQGLLSRHLLAVHSKNFPHICVECGKGFRHPSELKKHMRIHTGEKPYECQYCDYRSADSSNLKTHVKTKHSKEMPFKCDICFQTFSDTKELQQHILMHQESKTHQCLHCDHKSSNSSDLKRHIISVHTKDYPHKCDMCDKGFHRPSELKKHVAAHKGKKLHQCRHCDFKIADPFILSRHILSVHTKDLPFRCKRCRKGFRQQNELKKHMKTHSGRKVYQCEYCEYSTTDASGFKRHVISIHTKDYPHRCEYCKKGFRRPSEKNQHIMRHHKDIGLP